One segment of Carya illinoinensis cultivar Pawnee chromosome 1, C.illinoinensisPawnee_v1, whole genome shotgun sequence DNA contains the following:
- the LOC122311307 gene encoding cytochrome b561 and DOMON domain-containing protein At3g61750, giving the protein MANLRSWVPNQLVVVGFCVSILVLELNVPALADHESGNIGGGGGRGELPELCGTDLSFLPTPYGNLSHVFCKPIWNTFVLRHSQNEDHVINIILSAVYTTGWVGLGFSKDGKMVGSSAMVGWLNRKGHAKIKQYYLQGSKEWQVLPDKGELPLTGIPTYVGIHGAMIHLAYQMKFENHLARQPIILAFGSATPRHSHLSKHDDKTTIMFDFSPGSHVAVASTDFGPMKKNHGILGIIGWGLILPIGAIIPRYFKHKDPLWYYLHSAFQVVGFVIGLAGVVLGRRLYNMIKADFPTHRGIGIFVLVLSILQILAFFLRPNREAKIRKFWNWYHHWVGRLALFFGALNIVLGIQIGGAGNDWKIGYGFLLSVVIVTVIVLEVLAWMKKSEKATDMDQSFQMNPVQ; this is encoded by the exons ATGGCAAATTTGAGATCTTGGGTTCCGAATCAACTTGTCGTTGTTGGGTTTTGTGTTTCGATTCTTGTCTTGGAGCTGAACGTTCCTGCATTAGCAGATCATGAGAGTGGTAACattggtggtggtggcggcCGGGGTGAACTGCCAGAGCTTTGTGGGACGGATTTGAGTTTCCTTCCTACGCCATATGGAAACTTATCCCATGTCTTCTGTAAACCTATCTGGAATACTTTTGTCTTGAGG CACTCCCAGAACGAAGATCATGTAATAAACATTATATTGTCGGCTGTCTACACCACTGGTTGGGTGGGATTGGGGTTTTCTAAGGATGGTAAGATGGTTGGTTCCAGTGCCATGGTGGGATGGCTTAACAGAAAAGGTCATGCAAAAATCAAGCAATACTATTTGCAAGGTTCCAAGGAATGGCAAGTCCTACCAGACAAAGGCGAATTGCCACTAACTGGTATTCCTACTTATGTGGGGATTCATGGGGCCATGATTCACTTGGCATACcagatgaaatttgaaaatcacCTTGCTCGGCAGCCAATTATATTGGCTTTTGGAAGCGCAACCCCAAGGCACTCCCACCTATCTAAGCATGATGACAAAACAACCATCATGTTTGACTTCTCTCCAG GTTCTCATGTGGCCGTTGCATCCACTGATTTTGGCCCGATGAAAAAGAACCATGGGATATTGGGTATAATCGGATGGGGTCTGATCCTTCCTATTGGGGCAATCATCCCAAGATACTTCAAGCATAAGGACCCCTTATGGTACTACCTTCATTCGGCTTTTCAAGTTGTGGGGTTTGTCATTGGGCTTGCTGGCGTGGTACTCGGACGTCGactttataatatgataaagGCTGATTTTCCAACGCATAGAGGCATAGGAATCTTTGTTCTTGTACTCAGTATTCTTCAG ATTCTGGCTTTCTTTCTACGGCCGAACAGGGAGGCCAAGATTCGGAAGTTCTGGAATTGGTACCATCATTGGGTTGGAAGACTTGCCCTCTTTTTTGGAGCTTTGAACATTGTGTTGGGAATCCAGATTGGAGGTGCAGGGAACGATTGGAAAATAGGCTACGGATTTCTTCTGAGTGTAGTCATCGTCACAGTCATTGTTCTGGAAGTATTGGCGTGGATGAAAAAGTCAGAGAAGGCTACTGACATGGATCAATCCTTCCAAATGAATCCGGTTCAATAA